Proteins encoded within one genomic window of Methanothrix harundinacea 6Ac:
- a CDS encoding NAD-dependent epimerase/dehydratase family protein, whose amino-acid sequence MIRDRSILVTGGAGFIGSHLVDRLIDYNRVTVLDNFSSGKAEHIEDHLKNPNFTLVEGDLLDRKAVEAALKGCDLVFHLAANPDVKVGAEDSKTHLHQNVIATYNLLESMRLRGVAEIAFTSTSTVYGEAGIVPTPEGYGPLLPISLYGASKLACEALISAFCGTFDMRSWIFRFANIVGDRGTHGVIVDFINKLTASPAELLILGSGRQRKSYLLVDDCIEAMVYAVARAGGRVNVFNVGSADSVDVTEIADVVVEKMKLSGVRYRYTGGIEGRGWRGDVRTMLLSIEALEELGWRPKYSSRESIERAAEALLRPR is encoded by the coding sequence TTGATAAGAGATAGATCCATCCTGGTGACGGGGGGCGCCGGCTTCATCGGAAGCCACCTCGTCGATCGGCTGATCGATTATAACAGGGTCACCGTCCTCGACAACTTCAGCTCTGGGAAGGCGGAGCATATCGAGGACCATTTAAAAAACCCCAACTTCACCCTGGTGGAGGGGGACCTCCTCGACCGGAAGGCCGTCGAGGCGGCCCTGAAGGGCTGCGATCTCGTCTTTCACCTGGCCGCAAACCCCGACGTCAAGGTCGGGGCCGAAGACTCCAAAACCCACCTCCACCAGAACGTCATCGCCACCTACAACCTCCTCGAATCGATGAGGCTTCGGGGCGTCGCCGAGATCGCCTTCACCTCCACCTCCACCGTCTACGGCGAGGCTGGGATCGTCCCGACCCCGGAGGGGTACGGCCCCCTCCTCCCCATATCCCTCTACGGGGCGTCGAAGCTCGCCTGCGAGGCCCTCATCTCCGCCTTCTGCGGCACCTTCGATATGCGCTCCTGGATCTTCAGGTTCGCCAACATCGTCGGGGACCGGGGGACCCACGGCGTCATCGTCGACTTCATAAATAAGCTGACGGCGAGCCCGGCGGAGCTTCTGATCCTCGGCTCCGGAAGGCAGAGGAAGTCGTACCTCCTCGTCGACGACTGCATCGAGGCGATGGTCTACGCCGTCGCCAGAGCCGGCGGAAGGGTGAACGTCTTCAACGTCGGATCCGCCGACTCGGTGGACGTCACCGAGATCGCCGACGTCGTCGTCGAGAAGATGAAACTCTCGGGGGTGCGGTACAGGTACACCGGCGGGATCGAGGGGCGCGGCTGGCGGGGGGACGTCAGGACGATGCTCCTATCCATTGAGGCTCTGGAGGAGCTCGGCTGGCGGCCGAAATACAGCTCCAGAGAGTCGATCGAGCGGGCGGCGGAGGCGCTCCTCCGCCCGAGATGA